One segment of Hirundo rustica isolate bHirRus1 chromosome 15 unlocalized genomic scaffold, bHirRus1.pri.v3 SUPER_15_unloc_BUSCO_378949at7742, whole genome shotgun sequence DNA contains the following:
- the DCTN5 gene encoding dynactin subunit 5: protein MELSEMLYNKSEYIETASGNKVSRQSVLCGSQNIVLNGKTIVMNDCIIRGDLANVRVGRHCVVKSRSVIRPPFKKFSKGVAFFPLHIGDHVFIEEDCVVNAAQIGSYVHIGKNCVIGRRCVLKDCCKILDNTVLPPETVVPPFTVFSGCPGLFSGELPECTQELMIDVTKSYYQKFLPLTQV, encoded by the exons ATGGAGCTCAGCGAGATGCTCTACAACAAGTCCGAGTACATCGAGACG GCCTCCGGGAACAAGGTGAGCCGGCAGTCCGTGCTGTGCGGCAGCCAGAACATCGTCCTCAACGGCAAG ACAATAGTTATGAACGACTGCATCATCCGCGGGGACCTGGCGAACGTGCGGGTGGGACGGCACTGCGTGGTGAAGAGTCGCAGCGTCATCAGGCCGCCCTTCAAGAAGTTCAGTAAGGG GGTGGCTTTCTTCCCTCTGCACATTGGTGACCACGTCTTCATCGAAGAGGACTGTGTTGTCAACGCGGCCCAGATCGGCTCCTATGTGCACATAGGCAAGAACTGTGTCATT gGACGTAGATGTGTTTTGAAGGACTGCTGCAAAATTTTAGACAACACAGTACTGCCTCCTGAAACCGTAGTTCCACCTTTCACTGTCTTCTCGGGCTGCCCAG GACTCTTCTCTGGGGAGCTCCCGGAATGCACCCAGGAACTCATGATTGACGTTACCAAGAGCTATTACCAGAAGTTCTTGCCACTCACTCAGGTCTAG